One window from the genome of Cryptomeria japonica chromosome 6, Sugi_1.0, whole genome shotgun sequence encodes:
- the LOC131038305 gene encoding cytochrome b561 and DOMON domain-containing protein At5g35735 yields the protein MANCKFFAPLMIMMVMAVDLAQAQSTCSKSFSSSNRLFSSCQTLKQLSSNFAWSYDPENGTIKMAFTAKPDTSAGWVSWGINPAGTGMVGTRSLIAFKHSNGTMVVTTYNITTKKTAPKPSAIDYKVEDMAAEFSGGQITIYATWTLMNNKTSIYHVWQTGPTVSGMVPGVHTFNTDNLASLGSIDLSTGVATASSGSPRTFLKNRHGVLNVVGWSIMLPIGVIIARYMRAVESADPLWFYLHVFCQISGFAIGVAGWATGLKLGSSSKGIVYRQHRNIGIAVFAIATAQMFALLVRPNKENKYRKYWNIYHHSVGYTIVVLSIVNIFKGFDMLQPEHKWKRAYIGVLIGLGGVAVFLEIISWIAFFVKKSSTSSKRNGV from the exons ATGGCGAACTGCAAATTCTTTGCGCCGCTCATGATTATGATGGTAATGGCGGTCGACCTAGCACAGGCGCAGTCGACATGCTCAAAGTCTTTCAGCAGTAGTAACAGATTGTTTAGCAGCTGTCAAACGCTGAAGCAGTTGAGCTCGAATTTTGCATGGTCGTACGATCCTGAGAATGGGACCATCAAAATGGCCTTCACTGCAAAGCCTGATACCTCGGCTGGGTGGGTATCTTGGGGGATCAATCCTGCGGGTACTGGCATGGTCGGGACTCGATCCTTGATCGCCTTCAAGCACTCCAATGGCACCATGGTTGTCACCACTTACAATATCACCACCAAGAAAACCGCCCCTAAGCCTTCCGCCATCGACTACAAGGTCGAAGACATGGCCGCTGAGTTTAGCGGCGGTCAGATTACCATCTATGCTACCTGGACTCTCATGAACAATAAGACCAGTATTTATCATGTGTGGCAGACCGGCCCAACGGTCAGTGGCATGGTTCCTGGAGTCCATACATTTAATACTGACAATTTGGCGAGCTTAGGGTCTATCGATCTCTCGACTGGAGTCGCAACTGCGTCTTCGGGGAGTCCCCGTACTTTTTTGAAAAAT AGGCATGGAGTGCTAAACGTGGTTGGCTGGAGCATCATGCTTCCTATTGGAGTAATTATTGCAAGGTATATGCGTGCTGTTGAATCAGCAGATCCTCTCTGGTTCTACCTCCATGTTTTTTGTCAAATATCGGGCTTTGCTATTGGTGTGGCTGGATGGGCAACTGGTCTTAAGTTGGGGAGTTCCTCTAAAGGGATTGTCTACCGTCAGCATCGAAACATTGGAATTGCAGTTTTTGCCATTGCCACTGCTCAG atGTTTGCATTGCTAGTGAGGCCCAACAAAGAAAACAAATATCGCAAGTACTGGAACATATATCATCACAGTGTCGGTTACACGATCGTCGTTTTGAGTATAgtgaacattttcaaaggattTGATATGCTGCAACCTGAGCACAAGTGGAAGCGTGCATACAttggagtacttattggtttgggTGGAGTTGCTGTTTTTCTAGAAATAATATCCTGGATTGCTTTCTTCGTGAAAAAATCCAGTACTTCTTCCAAGCGAAACGGTGTTTAG